AGTGAGCCGATCGAGGCGGCTGTCAATGGACTGGGAGGGGTTGATCTAGTTCGATCCGCATCCAAGCCAGGCCTGTCGATGGTGCAGGTGGTGTTCCGTGATTCGGCCAGCTTGGAGCGTGCCCGCACGGCCGTGTCGGAACGGTTGCAGCAAGTGCGGATGAAGCTGCCTGAATCGGCGGAAGCTCCGGAAATTTCGCCGTTGCTGTCTCCTCTGGGAACGATTCTTCAATACGCATTCACGCTTCCGGAGAACGCCTCCCGCGAGCAGGCCTTGCAACTTCGCACTCTCGTGCAGCGCACTTTTGAACATCCGCTGCTGGCTATTCCCGGTGTGGCACAGGTCACGATCTATGGGGGTGACAGTCCACAGACCCAGCTGCAGCTTGATCTCAGGGCTCTGAAGGATCAGGATGTCTCCTTGAATGAAGTTGTAGAAGCCGCAGGCAACGCTCAGTTCAATGGTCGCGGTGGTGTGCAGATTTCCGGTGGTCAGGAGCGTCTGATCCTCAGCGACCATGCCATCAGCAACGACGACGACATCACGCGTTCCGTGGTCCGTGCTGGTGATGGTCGTGCCATTCCCCTCGGCTCAATCGCAGAGGTGAGATCCGGAGCAGCGATGCGCCGCGGAGCCGCCAGTCTGAACGGACAACCGGCTGTGGTGTTGATGATCAACAAACAGCCTGATGTGGATACGCCTCAGCTGACGCGCACTGTTGAAGACAGCATGCGTCGGCTTCAGATGTCGCTTCCTGCGGATGTTTCGGTCACTCAGACGTTCCGTCAGGCGAAGTTCATCGAGATCGCCATCCGCAACGTCAGTGAATCGCTCCTGCTCGGAGTGGTGATTGTTGCGGTGGTGCTTCTGCTGTTTTTGATGAACTGGCGAACGGCCTTGATTGCCCTCAGTGCCATTCCTCTTTCCTTGCTGGTTGGGCTGTTGCTGATGCGCGGGCTCGGCCTCCAGCTCAACACGATGACCCTTGGCGGTCTGGTGGTGGCAATTGGTTCCGTTGTCGACGATGCCATCGTCGATATGGAGAACTGCTATCGGGGTTTGCGCAGCAACCGGCTTCAGGACAAGCCCTTGAATCCTCTTGATGTGGTGTTCAGAACCTCCGTTGAAGTGCGACAGCCCGTGCTGTTCTCCACCTTGATCATCGTTGTGGTGTTTGCACCGATCTTCACGCTCAGTGGCGTGGAGGGGCGTATTTTCATGCCGATGGGGATCGCCTATGTCCTGTCGATCGTTGCCTCGACAGCAGTTGCGCTCACCTTGTCACCGGCACTCTGCGCCTTGCTTCTGAGTCGTGCTCCCTTGCCGGCTGCCGCGTCATGGGTGGAATCTCATGTACAGGCTGTTTACCAACCCCTGCTCGAGTTTGTCCTGAGGTCACCTCGTCGAGTGCTTGTGCTGGCTGTGTCTGTGGTGATTGCAACCCTGTTGATTCTTCCCAGTCTGGGCAGGGTTTTCCTGCCTGAGTTCCGGGAGCAGTCACTGGTGAACTCCATGGTGCTCTACCCCGGTGTCTCTCTGGAGATGACCAGCCGAGCGGGTCGACTGCTCTCCCAACAGCTTCAGTCCAGCGACGATGTGGAGTGGGTGCAGGTCAGAGCCGGCCGTGCACCGGGCGATGCCGATGGCGCCGGGGTGAACATCGGCCATGTGGATCTGGAATTGAGTGATCAGGCGATGCGAGACCGTCCCGCTGCGATCGCCCGTATCCGCGCAGTTTTTGTTGATCTGCCTGGAGTGGCACCCAACGTGGGTGGATTCATCTCACACCGAATGGATGAGGTTTTGTCAGGTGTGCGCAGTGCCATCGCGATCAAGATCGCCGGCCCCGATCTGCTGGAACTGCGTGATCTTGGCGAGCAGGTCCGCGATGCGGTTGGTGAGGTTTCCGGAGTGGTTGATCTGCAGCTGGAGCCGCAGTTGCCGGTGCCTCAGGTCCAACTGCGGATCGATCGCGAGGCGGCACTGCGCGACGGAGTCAGCGTCGCCGCACTGGCGCGGGCCGCTGAGGTGGCTCTGCATGGAACGACCGTTGGCCAAGCGCCATCCTCCGGCGTTTCTTCGGCCCCTCTTGTTGTGACGCTTCCTGCAGAGCAGCAGGGCGACCTGCAGTCGCTGAGCGAGCTGCCAATCCGAACCGCATCTGGGGCGTTGAAGCCGCTCGGCGATTTCATGACCTTTGAACAGACGACGGGTCCCAACGAGGTCAATCGCGAGGATGTCTCCCGAAGAATCGTCGTATCCGCCAACGTCGCCGGTCGCCCCCTGGGGCCTGTGGTCAATGACATTCGTCGGCGCGTAGAGCAGTCGGTGAAACTGCCTCCCGGCTACACCCTGCGCTATGGGGGGCAGTTTGAGTCTGAACAGCGTGCCACCCGTTCCTTGGTGCTTTACAGCCTGCTTGCTGCTGGAGTGATCGCGGCTGTGATGGTGGTGGC
Above is a window of Synechococcus sp. BIOS-E4-1 DNA encoding:
- a CDS encoding efflux RND transporter permease subunit; the protein is MFNNLLNNILRWSITRRWLVLISSLLISLLGVINVLQMPLDVFPPFAPPQVEIQTIAPGLAPEQVEHQISEPIEAAVNGLGGVDLVRSASKPGLSMVQVVFRDSASLERARTAVSERLQQVRMKLPESAEAPEISPLLSPLGTILQYAFTLPENASREQALQLRTLVQRTFEHPLLAIPGVAQVTIYGGDSPQTQLQLDLRALKDQDVSLNEVVEAAGNAQFNGRGGVQISGGQERLILSDHAISNDDDITRSVVRAGDGRAIPLGSIAEVRSGAAMRRGAASLNGQPAVVLMINKQPDVDTPQLTRTVEDSMRRLQMSLPADVSVTQTFRQAKFIEIAIRNVSESLLLGVVIVAVVLLLFLMNWRTALIALSAIPLSLLVGLLLMRGLGLQLNTMTLGGLVVAIGSVVDDAIVDMENCYRGLRSNRLQDKPLNPLDVVFRTSVEVRQPVLFSTLIIVVVFAPIFTLSGVEGRIFMPMGIAYVLSIVASTAVALTLSPALCALLLSRAPLPAAASWVESHVQAVYQPLLEFVLRSPRRVLVLAVSVVIATLLILPSLGRVFLPEFREQSLVNSMVLYPGVSLEMTSRAGRLLSQQLQSSDDVEWVQVRAGRAPGDADGAGVNIGHVDLELSDQAMRDRPAAIARIRAVFVDLPGVAPNVGGFISHRMDEVLSGVRSAIAIKIAGPDLLELRDLGEQVRDAVGEVSGVVDLQLEPQLPVPQVQLRIDREAALRDGVSVAALARAAEVALHGTTVGQAPSSGVSSAPLVVTLPAEQQGDLQSLSELPIRTASGALKPLGDFMTFEQTTGPNEVNREDVSRRIVVSANVAGRPLGPVVNDIRRRVEQSVKLPPGYTLRYGGQFESEQRATRSLVLYSLLAAGVIAAVMVVAVRSLPATVAILLNLPLALVGGLVAVLLSGSVLSVASLIGFITLFGVAVRNGLLLVDNYNRRHQRGESLKALIRAGTLDRLNAILMTALTSSLGMLPLALAFGAGNEILQPLAIVVLGGLITSTLLTLVVIPALYARFGSRLLADATL